A window of Cryptomeria japonica chromosome 3, Sugi_1.0, whole genome shotgun sequence contains these coding sequences:
- the LOC131059740 gene encoding PGR5-like protein 1B, chloroplastic isoform X2 has product MQARDSYYSGRPMILDDMFDKVELKLRRYGSKSVIKYPRCSLKRQSTYADAEADPSQTWALASIWTSLLVIGLATLVVLPVCTVSVICQDVVDMQLISHSSMLASKSPTAANGILAIVLSSPIGYTFTMTAVRALQGLWKNDLLALKGSCPGCGEEVFAFVKADESMQPRHKTDCHVCERPLVFHAKVENSMSNTGNRWVHGRVYLVARVEDLGP; this is encoded by the exons ATGCAG GCACGGGACTCTTATTACAGTGGACGGCCCATGATTCTTGATGACATGTTTGATAAAGTGGAG CTAAAGCTCCGACGGTATGGATCAAAGTCAGTTATAAAATATCCTCGCTGCAGCCTAAAGAGACAGTCCACATATGCTGATGCTGAG GCTGATCCTTCTCAGACTTGGGCGTTGGCTAGCATTTGGACATCTCTGCTTGTAATTGGCTTAGCAACCTTAGTTGTTCTACCTGTCTGTACAGTGAGTGTAATCTGCCAAGATGTAGTAGATATGCAACTGATTTCTCATTCGTCTATGCTTGCATCAAAGTCACCCACAGCAGCAAATGGAATTCTTGCAATAGTACTGAGTTCCCCAATTGGATATACTTTTACTATGACTGCTG TTAGAGCGCTGCAAGGACTCTGGAAGAATGACTTGTTGGCACTGAAGGGTTCATGCCCTGGCTGTGGAGAAGAG GTATTTGCATTTGTCAAGGCAGATGAGTCAATGCAACCTAGACACAAGACAGACTGCCATGTCTGTGAACGTCCACTTGTGTTCCACGCAAAGGTGGAG AATTCCATGTCAAATACTGGCAATCGATGGGTACATGGACGTGTCTACCTAGTTGCACGTGTTGAGGATTTGGGTCCTTAA